In Spirobacillus cienkowskii, a genomic segment contains:
- a CDS encoding flagellar hook assembly protein FlgD: MFIGEGKGVLGRRPEKVPEPPKEIGLKVEKGEEAFNFDNMISESNILRQTEIEREKKEAGGDFRMGETKDERDFRKQLEKVTGKKQNVAKNKLERDDYLNLLVTQLKYQDPSKPMEHYEMASQMAQFNTVEQLMGVNKLLTEMKKLQNDAKAEKLTQYLGKDLEIQGNIIHLDSDGKSNLAKFELPAVASNVIAEIRDDHSKVVKSLHLGFQQVGSNKIEWDGTNDKGVKLPAGNYTFNILAATEDGKPMTAKTSYLAKVEGITDIFSGGKLDTNAGEADPSKIVAVRNPEVADSQKMNKNQLAAYLQHAPQNLVGMPQPIVGAQQQPVVGAQQQPVVGAQQQPVVGAQQQPVVGAQQQPIVGAQQQPIVGAQHNQVNAVNHNRTTSPQRFVEPIKSLEEFEKEAKVLEKSQLPQQPKAAQPEINYQGVKASPNYGGAPNVNGIHGRVN; this comes from the coding sequence ATGTTTATTGGTGAAGGCAAAGGTGTTTTAGGAAGGCGTCCAGAAAAAGTCCCAGAACCACCAAAAGAAATTGGACTTAAAGTTGAAAAAGGTGAAGAAGCATTCAATTTTGACAATATGATTTCTGAGTCAAATATACTCCGTCAAACAGAAATTGAGCGTGAAAAAAAAGAAGCTGGCGGTGATTTTCGAATGGGCGAAACAAAAGATGAGCGAGATTTTAGAAAACAACTCGAAAAAGTAACTGGTAAAAAGCAAAATGTAGCAAAAAATAAATTAGAACGCGATGACTACCTAAATTTGCTTGTTACCCAGTTAAAGTATCAAGATCCAAGCAAACCGATGGAGCACTATGAGATGGCATCTCAAATGGCGCAATTTAATACGGTTGAACAATTGATGGGTGTAAATAAATTATTAACAGAAATGAAAAAATTACAAAATGATGCCAAGGCAGAAAAATTAACCCAATATTTAGGCAAGGATCTAGAAATTCAAGGAAATATTATACATTTAGATTCTGACGGCAAATCAAATTTAGCCAAGTTTGAGCTACCTGCTGTAGCATCCAATGTGATTGCAGAAATTCGTGATGACCATTCAAAAGTTGTTAAAAGTTTGCATTTAGGTTTTCAACAGGTCGGTTCTAATAAAATTGAATGGGATGGAACCAATGATAAAGGCGTAAAACTGCCTGCAGGCAATTACACGTTTAATATTCTTGCTGCGACAGAAGATGGAAAGCCAATGACAGCAAAAACTTCGTATTTGGCTAAAGTTGAAGGAATTACTGATATTTTCTCTGGTGGGAAATTAGACACCAATGCTGGCGAAGCAGATCCTTCAAAGATTGTTGCAGTGAGAAATCCAGAAGTGGCAGACTCACAAAAGATGAATAAAAATCAACTGGCAGCATATTTGCAACATGCACCTCAAAATTTAGTAGGTATGCCGCAGCCAATAGTGGGAGCACAACAGCAGCCAGTCGTGGGAGCACAACAGCAGCCAGTCGTGGGAGCACAGCAGCAGCCAGTCGTGGGAGCACAGCAGCAGCCAGTCGTGGGAGCACAGCAGCAGCCAATAGTGGGAGCACAACAGCAGCCAATAGTGGGAGCGCAACACAACCAAGTCAATGCAGTAAATCATAACAGAACCACGTCACCGCAGCGTTTTGTAGAGCCGATAAAATCTTTAGAAGAGTTTGAAAAAGAAGCAAAAGTTTTAGAAAAAAGTCAGTTACCGCAACAGCCTAAGGCCGCACAACCCGAGATAAATTATCAGGGTGTTAAAGCGTCGCCAAATTATGGGGGGGCTCCCAATGTAAATGGGATTCATGGAAGAGTGAACTGA
- the rpsL gene encoding 30S ribosomal protein S12 has protein sequence MPTINQLVERSRKPNPYRSKSPALKECPQRRGVCTRVYTTTPKKPNSAIRKVAKVRLTTGIEVISYIPGEGHNLQEHSVVLVRGGRVKDLPGVRYHIVRGALDTTGVAKRRQSRSLYGAKRPKGGAAAAEPAKKGKK, from the coding sequence ATGCCAACCATTAACCAGCTTGTCGAACGCAGCCGTAAGCCAAACCCTTACCGCAGCAAATCACCGGCACTTAAAGAGTGCCCTCAACGTCGTGGCGTTTGCACACGCGTTTACACTACAACGCCTAAAAAACCAAACTCCGCAATCCGTAAGGTTGCTAAGGTTCGTTTAACAACAGGTATTGAAGTGATTTCTTACATTCCAGGAGAAGGCCACAACCTTCAAGAACACTCTGTTGTTCTTGTTCGCGGCGGTCGTGTTAAAGACTTACCTGGTGTTCGCTACCATATTGTTCGTGGCGCTCTCGACACCACTGGTGTTGCAAAACGTCGCCAATCTCGCTCTCTTTATGGCGCTAAACGTCCTAAAGGAGGCGCTGCTGCCGCTGAACCTGCTAAAAAAGGTAAAAAGTAA
- the rpsG gene encoding 30S ribosomal protein S7, whose amino-acid sequence MARRRRPVKREVLPDPVFGDILVTKFINCMMEDGKKSAAEKIFYGAIEIVSQKTQGEEAIAVFKRALENLKPQVEVRTRRVGGSNYQIPVEVRPERRQALALRWLISYSRLRNEKSMRDKLAAEILDAANRRGAAVKKREDVHKMAEANRAFAHYRF is encoded by the coding sequence ATGGCACGCAGACGTCGCCCCGTAAAACGTGAAGTTCTCCCAGATCCAGTATTTGGCGATATCTTAGTTACAAAATTCATCAACTGTATGATGGAAGATGGTAAAAAAAGCGCCGCAGAAAAAATTTTTTATGGCGCAATTGAAATCGTAAGCCAAAAAACTCAAGGCGAAGAAGCTATTGCTGTTTTCAAACGCGCTCTCGAAAACTTAAAACCACAAGTTGAAGTGCGTACACGCCGTGTTGGTGGGTCTAACTACCAAATCCCTGTTGAAGTCCGCCCTGAACGCAGACAAGCACTCGCACTCCGCTGGCTTATTTCTTACTCTCGCTTACGCAACGAAAAATCAATGCGTGATAAGCTTGCCGCAGAAATTCTCGATGCCGCAAACCGCCGTGGTGCTGCTGTCAAGAAACGTGAAGACGTTCATAAAATGGCAGAAGCAAACAGAGCATTTGCTCACTACCGCTTCTAA
- a CDS encoding branched-chain amino acid transport system II carrier protein → MLSAQTSVSKSKIIIAGFAAFAMFFGSGNLVFPLMMGSEAQANWVYSSLGLALTGVFVPFLGLIAMTCLEGSQERFFRWLGKYGAWIVPFLILLLIGPFGVIPRCITVAFGAWQTFSATTPLWLFALCCVLIILIATYGNGKIVDIVGKYFTPVKLGALAIVIGGSLYCAITSKNSIPHGQVTASHSFQTGFFEGYHTMDLMASLFFGVSLVQYFQAKDKDPIPLRPTLISMALGMFLLMVVYMTLVFLGAAYSSQISHLPGPQILPAIAKIALGDASDYLISFTLVVSCLTTAVALMAVSVDFLHKKVGFFNGRRRLTLFLCLAITFVMALTGFTGIMAFMAPILTWFYPFLIFMAILNIMVFVFKNVKVATHIKRHKKVA, encoded by the coding sequence ATGTTGTCAGCTCAGACCTCAGTTTCAAAATCAAAAATTATCATAGCTGGTTTTGCTGCATTTGCGATGTTTTTTGGTTCTGGAAACTTGGTATTTCCTCTTATGATGGGCAGTGAAGCACAAGCAAACTGGGTTTATTCCTCGCTTGGTTTGGCATTGACAGGGGTTTTTGTCCCATTTCTTGGTTTGATTGCCATGACATGTTTAGAGGGCTCTCAAGAGCGCTTTTTTCGTTGGTTGGGAAAATATGGGGCTTGGATTGTTCCGTTTTTAATACTTTTATTAATTGGTCCATTTGGAGTGATTCCAAGATGCATTACCGTTGCATTTGGAGCGTGGCAAACATTTTCAGCAACAACGCCTCTTTGGCTTTTTGCTTTATGTTGTGTGTTGATTATCTTGATAGCAACCTATGGTAATGGAAAAATAGTTGATATTGTTGGTAAATATTTTACACCTGTCAAGCTCGGTGCTTTAGCAATAGTGATAGGGGGCTCACTTTATTGCGCAATCACATCTAAAAATTCTATCCCTCACGGTCAAGTGACTGCATCGCATTCATTTCAAACCGGTTTTTTTGAAGGTTACCACACCATGGATCTTATGGCATCTCTATTTTTTGGAGTGAGTTTGGTTCAATATTTTCAAGCTAAAGATAAAGATCCAATTCCTTTGCGTCCTACCTTAATTTCAATGGCCTTGGGAATGTTTTTACTGATGGTTGTTTATATGACTTTGGTTTTTTTAGGCGCTGCTTATTCTTCGCAAATTTCGCATTTACCGGGTCCACAAATTCTTCCTGCAATTGCAAAAATTGCGTTGGGTGATGCATCGGATTATCTGATTTCGTTTACACTCGTGGTCTCATGTTTAACAACCGCTGTGGCTTTGATGGCTGTGTCTGTTGACTTTCTTCATAAAAAAGTTGGATTTTTTAATGGCAGACGCCGTTTAACCTTATTTCTTTGTTTAGCAATTACGTTTGTTATGGCATTAACTGGTTTTACCGGCATTATGGCGTTTATGGCTCCGATTTTAACTTGGTTTTATCCATTTCTTATTTTTATGGCCATTTTAAATATTATGGTGTTTGTGTTTAAAAATGTTAAAGTGGCGACACACATCAAAAGGCATAAAAAAGTTGCTTAA
- a CDS encoding alpha/beta hydrolase gives MKNFSDEFIVVDEYKTRYWIYGDAQETVLLLHGFALAIEIWELNIQSIGKNYKVLALDLPGFGLTDKLKGSFHLDYYPQFLLKFLQALNILKVHIVGHSMGGLIATRFTQLFPAIVKSLVLVSSVGFKSHIPPHFRIFSLPFLGEIFVKPNQRGLQSALRKNTFYKIPYTKYLAEKLYEYSLHPEMPKTLLQVARSAIGIFGFKRVIIEVIRSDINKLTMPVMIIWGKNDAIIYANHALDAHKLIKNSKLVLFENCGHLPQLEYPERFNAQVEDFLRHS, from the coding sequence ATGAAAAATTTTTCTGACGAATTTATTGTTGTCGATGAATACAAAACTCGTTATTGGATTTATGGTGATGCCCAAGAAACAGTATTGCTGCTTCATGGTTTTGCTTTAGCAATAGAAATTTGGGAATTAAATATTCAATCCATTGGAAAAAATTATAAAGTTTTAGCCTTAGATCTGCCTGGCTTTGGTCTGACCGATAAATTAAAAGGTTCGTTTCATCTTGATTACTATCCACAGTTTTTATTAAAATTTTTACAGGCATTAAATATCTTAAAAGTGCATATTGTTGGGCATTCTATGGGGGGATTGATTGCAACGAGGTTTACTCAGCTTTTTCCTGCAATTGTAAAAAGTTTAGTATTGGTGAGTAGTGTAGGTTTTAAAAGTCATATTCCTCCTCATTTTCGTATATTTAGTTTGCCTTTTTTAGGGGAAATTTTTGTAAAACCAAATCAGCGAGGTTTGCAAAGTGCGTTGAGAAAAAATACATTTTATAAAATTCCTTATACAAAATATTTAGCTGAAAAATTATATGAATATTCATTGCATCCAGAGATGCCAAAAACACTTTTGCAAGTTGCGCGATCGGCAATTGGAATTTTTGGATTTAAGAGAGTGATTATTGAAGTAATTAGAAGTGATATTAATAAGTTAACAATGCCTGTAATGATAATTTGGGGTAAAAATGATGCAATTATTTATGCAAATCATGCACTCGATGCGCATAAATTAATTAAAAACTCAAAATTAGTGTTATTTGAGAATTGTGGTCACTTGCCACAGCTCGAATATCCTGAAAGATTTAACGCGCAGGTTGAGGATTTTTTGCGGCATTCCTAA
- a CDS encoding HNH endonuclease, protein MGSFDRKVLVLDSRYEPVKVVTMEIAFVLLYSGRVTSIMDSDRIIQGVSRSWTVPWIVKLNGCRPRTKRLNGPRFSRQNIYLRDGYRCQYCHWVGHASNLTLDHLLPSAKGGKTTWENIVTACKTCNMKKGSKTIEELGIRLQRPPSRPQLHPTALFPLRYGLNSKNAPSMWIPYLDLSVADRVFVLGIDASPVFVSSYKPDSGAQA, encoded by the coding sequence ATGGGCAGTTTTGACCGAAAGGTTCTTGTGCTTGATTCGAGGTATGAACCCGTTAAAGTCGTCACAATGGAAATTGCATTTGTCCTCCTTTATAGTGGTCGAGTGACATCAATCATGGATTCCGATAGAATTATTCAGGGTGTCTCGCGTTCATGGACTGTTCCATGGATTGTAAAACTAAATGGTTGCAGACCTAGAACAAAAAGATTGAATGGACCACGTTTTTCTCGTCAAAACATTTATCTTCGTGATGGATACCGTTGTCAGTATTGTCATTGGGTTGGTCATGCTTCAAATTTAACTTTAGATCACCTTCTCCCATCTGCTAAAGGCGGAAAAACAACGTGGGAAAATATTGTTACAGCTTGTAAAACGTGTAATATGAAAAAAGGTTCTAAAACAATAGAAGAGCTTGGAATTAGATTGCAACGGCCACCTTCTCGGCCGCAGTTGCATCCAACAGCTCTGTTTCCTTTGAGATACGGGCTCAATTCAAAAAACGCCCCTTCAATGTGGATTCCTTATCTTGATTTGTCTGTTGCTGATAGGGTTTTTGTTTTAGGCATTGATGCTTCACCAGTGTTTGTTTCATCTTATAAACCAGACTCTGGCGCCCAGGCCTAA
- a CDS encoding tRNA-dihydrouridine synthase family protein — MVLQFTDVRNQSHIRCGLAPMEGVTCFATRLWFSLTSQPDFAMTPFLRVTKEYPWKRVSSMYAAEIFELKNAVSYKLIPQLMGTSPDDLERIATPLLSGAPFVDVNCGCPSPKVVGSRAGSGLLEDREVFAAFLEGLQQKLGHDKFSIKMRSGFLSESEFPALLDIVSSIKMAQLTLHPRTRKDRYTGRANWDLIATASRDCAFSVVGSGDIVDFNTLNTLKNFAPNVNTVIIGRGALRNPWIFEEIRRGKTVCISRNALLFSLATFALLHEFQAHNPLKLLELVKQGLFFTPCLTNENLWQALYSRLTTSFYGTEQPISHLCLDKPTFAKVKMIWHALRSGLGAQFMHPQLLRSRDFCEFEREFLNIAKDYNDLIPLKYHSEFDWIYSGEKRNEKQESE, encoded by the coding sequence ATGGTACTTCAGTTTACAGATGTTAGGAATCAAAGTCATATTCGTTGTGGGTTAGCACCTATGGAAGGTGTAACGTGTTTTGCCACACGACTTTGGTTTTCTTTGACCTCTCAACCTGATTTTGCCATGACACCCTTTTTGCGAGTCACTAAAGAATACCCTTGGAAGCGCGTGTCTTCAATGTATGCAGCAGAAATTTTTGAATTAAAAAATGCTGTGAGTTATAAATTGATTCCTCAGCTCATGGGCACGAGTCCTGATGACCTAGAGCGCATTGCAACCCCTTTGTTATCAGGAGCTCCATTTGTTGATGTCAATTGTGGCTGTCCGTCACCAAAGGTTGTGGGAAGCCGTGCAGGAAGTGGCTTGCTTGAAGATCGCGAGGTTTTTGCAGCGTTTCTTGAGGGATTACAACAAAAATTAGGTCACGATAAATTTAGTATAAAAATGCGTTCGGGTTTTTTATCAGAATCAGAGTTTCCAGCGTTACTGGATATTGTCTCTAGTATAAAAATGGCACAGCTTACTTTGCATCCCCGTACTCGCAAAGATCGATATACAGGAAGGGCAAATTGGGATTTGATAGCAACTGCTTCAAGGGATTGCGCATTTTCTGTTGTAGGCTCGGGTGATATTGTCGATTTCAATACATTAAATACACTCAAAAATTTTGCACCCAATGTGAATACAGTTATTATTGGGCGTGGTGCTCTGCGCAATCCTTGGATTTTTGAAGAAATTAGAAGAGGTAAAACTGTGTGTATTTCACGGAATGCATTGCTGTTTTCGCTTGCAACATTTGCTCTGTTGCACGAATTTCAAGCGCATAATCCCTTAAAACTTTTAGAGCTTGTAAAACAAGGACTATTTTTTACACCTTGCCTTACCAATGAAAACTTATGGCAGGCATTGTATTCTAGGCTTACAACAAGCTTTTATGGGACAGAACAACCCATCTCTCATTTGTGTTTAGATAAACCGACTTTTGCAAAAGTGAAGATGATTTGGCATGCTTTACGAAGTGGTTTAGGGGCGCAATTTATGCATCCGCAGCTGTTACGGTCTCGTGATTTTTGTGAGTTTGAAAGAGAGTTTTTAAACATTGCTAAAGATTATAATGATTTAATTCCTTTAAAATATCATTCTGAGTTTGATTGGATTTATTCTGGGGAAAAACGTAATGAAAAACAAGAGTCAGAATAA
- a CDS encoding NAD-dependent epimerase/dehydratase family protein has protein sequence MLNALAEAQISKLIVHSATFVYGAHPKNPNFINESFELRMQGPHFVRTRIDVENQIQDFANNYPNCAVTVLRFAPILGPNSTNIRARYFFAGIVPKVLGYDPLVQFIHEDDAVRAQIMALSSSASGVFNIVGRGVLPLTTGVHMSGKLPVPFIAPMCHTFFAAGYASRIWELPSDIVPFFQYICVADSKRAEDILGFMPKYSSRQALKSMIEANRLRKIGFSIPSSTLGEDAAYASSQGFQRIF, from the coding sequence GTGCTCAATGCTCTTGCTGAAGCTCAAATCAGCAAATTAATCGTGCACAGTGCAACCTTTGTTTATGGAGCGCATCCTAAAAACCCAAATTTTATAAATGAGTCGTTTGAGTTAAGAATGCAGGGGCCTCACTTTGTTAGAACCCGTATTGATGTTGAAAATCAAATACAAGATTTTGCAAATAATTATCCAAATTGTGCCGTGACAGTATTGCGTTTTGCTCCCATATTAGGCCCAAATTCTACAAATATCAGAGCCCGTTACTTTTTTGCAGGAATTGTTCCTAAAGTTCTTGGATACGACCCTCTTGTGCAATTTATTCATGAAGACGATGCAGTGAGAGCACAGATTATGGCATTATCATCAAGCGCTTCAGGAGTGTTTAATATTGTTGGCAGAGGAGTTCTTCCACTTACAACAGGCGTTCACATGTCTGGCAAACTCCCTGTCCCTTTTATTGCTCCAATGTGTCACACTTTTTTTGCTGCAGGATATGCATCTCGAATCTGGGAGCTGCCTTCTGATATCGTACCTTTTTTTCAGTATATCTGTGTTGCAGATAGCAAAAGGGCTGAAGATATTCTTGGTTTTATGCCTAAGTATTCAAGTCGCCAAGCGCTCAAATCTATGATTGAAGCAAACAGATTACGAAAAATTGGTTTTTCTATTCCTTCTTCTACGCTTGGAGAAGATGCCGCCTATGCAAGTTCACAAGGTTTTCAAAGAATATTCTAA
- a CDS encoding lysophospholipid acyltransferase family protein — protein sequence MAYNKHISNQNNVEYESEQSFQNYTKYIFNVRGALVEQFNRIEKELQSKLNNNIEKFATKEDLYKVIEKLHELRKEIETLLNSSLHFVDEPKIEDDLFKDLNPFNMRKKYHQLSLSLRSEEVDPFGYDPIFDKFLQPILEFLYVKYWRIETYGISNIPSKGPVLLVGNHSGGLPYDATMLKVAIQKEHQMHRELRFMVEDFLFHFPFLGSLMNRFGGVRASQENAQLLLESNHPVVVFPEGVKGLGKLYRDKYHLARFGRGGFIKLCLRTRAPLIPVAFIGPEEIHPMIAKETTISRIIGVPYTPITWTFPWLGLLGLVPLPSKWNIHIMPPIDFSNYGPGAEKDRVLVYKMSRMVKEQIQSTIVDKLKSRRSIWFG from the coding sequence ATGGCTTACAATAAACATATTTCAAATCAAAACAATGTAGAATATGAAAGCGAGCAATCTTTTCAAAATTATACAAAATATATTTTTAACGTTCGTGGTGCACTTGTTGAACAATTTAATCGAATTGAAAAAGAATTGCAGTCAAAATTAAATAATAATATAGAAAAATTTGCCACAAAAGAAGACTTGTATAAAGTGATCGAAAAACTACATGAGTTAAGAAAAGAAATTGAAACATTATTAAACTCATCTCTTCACTTTGTAGATGAACCTAAAATCGAGGACGATTTATTTAAAGATTTAAACCCATTTAATATGCGAAAAAAATATCATCAATTGTCTTTAAGTCTAAGAAGCGAAGAGGTTGATCCTTTTGGTTATGACCCAATTTTTGATAAATTTCTGCAGCCTATACTCGAATTTCTTTATGTAAAATATTGGAGAATTGAAACCTACGGGATTTCGAATATTCCCTCAAAAGGCCCCGTGCTTCTTGTTGGCAATCATTCTGGTGGACTGCCTTACGATGCCACAATGCTCAAAGTTGCAATTCAAAAAGAGCATCAAATGCATCGAGAATTAAGGTTTATGGTTGAAGATTTTTTGTTCCATTTTCCGTTTTTAGGGTCACTCATGAATAGATTTGGCGGAGTTCGAGCGAGCCAAGAAAATGCACAGCTTCTGCTTGAAAGCAATCATCCTGTTGTTGTGTTTCCAGAAGGCGTAAAAGGGCTTGGCAAGCTTTATCGCGACAAATATCATCTTGCAAGATTTGGGCGGGGCGGATTTATCAAACTGTGCTTGCGGACACGGGCTCCTTTAATTCCTGTTGCCTTTATTGGCCCCGAAGAAATTCACCCAATGATTGCTAAAGAAACAACAATTTCTAGAATTATTGGCGTTCCATACACGCCAATTACATGGACTTTTCCTTGGCTTGGATTATTGGGGCTCGTTCCTTTACCGAGCAAATGGAACATACATATTATGCCGCCAATTGATTTTTCAAACTACGGACCAGGGGCAGAAAAAGATCGAGTTTTGGTTTATAAAATGTCTCGAATGGTTAAAGAGCAAATTCAAAGCACAATAGTTGATAAACTTAAAAGCAGACGCAGCATATGGTTTGGATAA
- a CDS encoding ParA family protein: MSQTIRVIYNQKGGVGKTTLAVNLAACSAMHGRRTLLVDSDPQGNATAYLLGLTQQPEKTLAEFYESCLHINIFRQSLFDYILHQTKIPNLHLVACNRELEDIRTKLENKHKIMKLKDGLKNNTYEEIYLDPPPANDFFSLSCLIAATEILIPIDCDAFSIRAAQEIKNTIEEVRHDHNPNLIVKGIIVNQYQKGTKHAQSVIKELEKIGFKILEPYIPISVKVKESHSEVKPIVIGHPDHPVSQSIIGIYNFINNPTLDPNTAYTQNSPKKSNSASEITPNY; encoded by the coding sequence ATGTCTCAGACAATTCGTGTGATCTATAATCAAAAAGGTGGAGTTGGGAAAACAACATTAGCTGTTAACTTAGCAGCCTGCTCCGCTATGCATGGACGCCGTACTTTGCTTGTTGATTCGGATCCTCAAGGTAATGCCACAGCCTATTTATTAGGTCTCACCCAACAACCAGAAAAAACACTGGCCGAATTTTATGAAAGCTGTTTACATATCAATATTTTTAGACAATCGTTGTTTGATTATATTTTGCATCAAACTAAAATTCCTAATTTGCACTTGGTTGCATGCAACAGAGAACTCGAAGATATTCGAACAAAGCTTGAAAATAAACATAAAATCATGAAATTAAAAGATGGTTTAAAAAATAATACCTATGAAGAAATCTATCTTGATCCACCGCCTGCAAATGATTTTTTTAGCTTATCGTGTTTAATTGCTGCGACAGAAATTTTAATTCCGATTGACTGTGATGCCTTTAGCATTAGAGCTGCTCAAGAAATTAAAAATACCATTGAGGAAGTTCGCCACGATCACAATCCTAATTTAATTGTAAAAGGTATAATTGTTAACCAATATCAAAAAGGAACAAAACACGCGCAAAGTGTTATTAAAGAACTAGAAAAAATAGGATTTAAAATCTTAGAGCCTTATATCCCAATTAGTGTTAAAGTGAAAGAATCACATAGCGAAGTAAAACCAATTGTGATTGGTCATCCCGATCATCCTGTGAGTCAATCTATTATTGGTATCTATAATTTTATCAACAACCCAACATTAGATCCAAATACAGCTTACACTCAAAACTCACCCAAAAAATCTAATTCTGCTTCTGAAATTACACCTAATTATTAA
- the rlmD gene encoding 23S rRNA (uracil(1939)-C(5))-methyltransferase RlmD: MKDFDSRLPFKPTFSENDRYQSHKNATKKRESTQSKKLIWKEKKHTQSEIRMMTTRHGVSEKIIHEQPCRVLESCGSCPYLDLTYKNQLIQKNQDLKLRLNAVDSEFSSVTVKDCVASEERFGYRHVVKLIVSEHGSVASESGSDTANAKRWIDLGFYHQSRNQVIDIGRCPIQTNSINDIVAWLHAAIRTHQISIYTPRNRAGLIKNIIFRASRHSKQVQIVLQLTKPADAALRALARELAEKFMYVQGIFAQVISTDAKRNDVSEDGEFKLLVGQKLLEESYNELIVKLSVATFLPVNPLLSANMYNRILGLSELNFKETVINLNFGCAGIAMTLAREAKQVFAIDPSASAIDDAKRNAKLNGFNNISFHQGAVAQTLSHVVAQYQLQHVDVVVMNPPGRESYEQKVLGEVCLLNPRCIIYVSSFFDNMIEDLKYFIKQNYKIVFLEPYDMLPGTQSYDVLCYLVKN; this comes from the coding sequence ATGAAAGATTTTGATTCTCGTTTGCCATTTAAGCCTACTTTTTCTGAAAATGATAGGTACCAATCCCATAAAAATGCCACTAAAAAAAGAGAGTCAACTCAATCTAAGAAGCTGATTTGGAAAGAAAAAAAACATACCCAATCAGAAATCAGAATGATGACAACACGTCATGGAGTTTCTGAGAAGATCATTCACGAGCAACCTTGCCGTGTGTTGGAGTCTTGTGGCTCGTGTCCTTATCTTGATTTAACCTATAAAAATCAACTTATTCAAAAAAACCAAGATTTAAAACTCCGCCTTAATGCGGTTGATAGTGAATTTTCTTCAGTCACAGTAAAAGATTGCGTTGCATCTGAAGAGCGTTTTGGCTATCGCCATGTTGTAAAATTAATTGTCTCTGAACATGGTTCGGTTGCGTCAGAGAGTGGATCAGACACCGCAAATGCCAAAAGATGGATAGATTTAGGATTTTATCACCAGTCTCGTAATCAGGTGATTGATATTGGCCGTTGTCCAATTCAGACAAATTCTATCAATGACATCGTAGCGTGGTTGCATGCAGCAATTCGAACACATCAAATTTCGATTTATACGCCTCGCAACCGTGCAGGTTTGATAAAAAATATTATCTTTAGAGCGTCGCGTCATTCAAAACAAGTGCAAATTGTATTGCAACTCACTAAACCAGCTGATGCGGCGCTTCGCGCACTTGCGCGCGAACTTGCAGAAAAGTTTATGTATGTACAAGGAATATTTGCTCAAGTTATTTCTACTGACGCCAAAAGAAATGATGTTAGTGAAGATGGTGAATTTAAATTGCTTGTGGGACAAAAGCTGTTAGAAGAGAGCTACAATGAACTCATTGTAAAATTATCTGTGGCGACTTTTTTACCTGTTAACCCACTGTTATCAGCTAATATGTACAATCGTATTTTAGGTTTATCGGAGTTGAACTTTAAAGAAACGGTTATAAACCTAAATTTTGGTTGCGCTGGAATAGCAATGACTTTAGCACGTGAAGCCAAGCAAGTTTTTGCAATTGACCCTTCTGCTTCTGCAATTGACGATGCCAAACGTAATGCTAAATTGAACGGTTTCAATAATATTAGTTTTCATCAAGGCGCAGTTGCACAAACTCTTTCGCACGTTGTTGCGCAGTATCAGTTGCAACATGTTGATGTGGTTGTCATGAATCCACCAGGGCGTGAGAGCTATGAACAAAAAGTATTGGGTGAAGTGTGTTTATTAAATCCTCGTTGCATAATTTATGTCTCATCTTTTTTTGATAACATGATTGAAGATTTAAAATATTTTATAAAACAAAATTACAAAATCGTTTTTTTAGAACCGTATGATATGCTTCCGGGTACGCAAAGTTATGATGTACTTTGTTATCTTGTTAAGAACTAA